The genomic stretch TATCCACGTGCAAAATCCTGCCGCGATCCCGGCGATGATAAAAAGTCTGTCCGGCATCAGAATTCTGCAGAATCTGAATTACTTCCGGTTTTTGCGGATCGTAAGTATGAACCTGCCGGCTTACCACAGCACATTCACCAATGCGTGCTCCTTTTCTCTCTTCCAGCACAACCGCCAATCGCCTGGCAGCCGTTTCCACGCTATCGGCGGGTAGCCTTTTTTCGTCAAACAGTACCATCGCGCTTTCCTCCCGGCTCATGGTTCTGAATCAACCGATACCAATTGATCAGAAGGCAACTGCTCCAACGGAATCGCCTGCTTTGGTGGAGCAACCATCTCAGCCGCAGCAGGACGGGTTGATGGTCCTTCCAGCCCTTGTCCCTCACCTTGCTCCCTGTTTTTACCGGAACTGGCCGGACTGCCATTACCGTTGGAAAACTTTTTGCAAGCACTTTGCCATAGCCGTTTCAACCAGGAGTTTTTTTCCTTACCTCGCTCGGCCGCCACCGGGTTGCCCAGGCTGTCGGTATTATCGGCTTCCCAGCCGTTTTGCAGCGCCAGCCTTTTTACATATTGTTGAATGCGCTCGATCGTGACCGGGTCCAGACGATGCCCAAAAACCAGAGGCACCACCTCCGCTACGTCATCTAAAATGACTGTTTTTCTGCCATTGCGCATGGCAAGCAGGGTGGCTGACAATTCCAGAGCTTCCACCGCCCGGATGCTCTCAATTTCAAAATCAATATAGATAGCAGCCAGCACATCCAGGATATCGCTCGGAAAGACCACCTTCTTCATGTCTGAAACTGCCAGTTCCCGGCTCTTTGTCCTTAAGATATCCTCCTGCCTGGGCTGCATGAGAATACGCCGTACTGTCTGTGACTGCAACGGCCGTTCCATCTGTACCCGTAAATCAAATCGGTCGGATAACTGCTTGCGGATTTGCTGCAGTGGACCGGGATCTTCATCCGGATTAGAAGCCGCCCAGATGCTGACCGTGACAGGAAGTTCAACTGTCGGCAAACCGGTTTCCTCGATTTGCACCCGGCCCGGCTTGGTTCCCATCATATCCAGCAGTACATC from Propionispora hippei DSM 15287 encodes the following:
- a CDS encoding ATP-binding protein — protein: MRSYYDLISHEGNRSLFTAIELSIASQVNRIPLHFHVEGLRGTGKTTVIRAARHILPPILRIKNCCYNCRPEAPHCPEHKGMSPEDIIRLGTELVPRPFLEISHSAKIGTVVGSIDLGKIIDSRHSVAALLPGTVPRAHRGIIFIDEINRLADTSPELVDVLLDMMGTKPGRVQIEETGLPTVELPVTVSIWAASNPDEDPGPLQQIRKQLSDRFDLRVQMERPLQSQTVRRILMQPRQEDILRTKSRELAVSDMKKVVFPSDILDVLAAIYIDFEIESIRAVEALELSATLLAMRNGRKTVILDDVAEVVPLVFGHRLDPVTIERIQQYVKRLALQNGWEADNTDSLGNPVAAERGKEKNSWLKRLWQSACKKFSNGNGSPASSGKNREQGEGQGLEGPSTRPAAAEMVAPPKQAIPLEQLPSDQLVSVDSEP